One genomic segment of Candidatus Marinimicrobia bacterium CG08_land_8_20_14_0_20_45_22 includes these proteins:
- a CDS encoding aspartate--ammonia ligase — translation MEELTNGRLMIPTKFRREMDIRETEKAIKFIKDYFEENFAREMNLQRVSAPLAVLNNTGINDYLSGTEKPASFRIKATNQSAEIVQSLAKWKRKALADYGFISGEGIYTDMNAIRPDEAFLDNLHSIYVDQWDWERVIAENERNLDVLKYIVSKIYSVIYKTEQAVCRKYHQLQRRFLPEKITFIHSEELLEMYPDLSPRERENAICKDKKAVFIVGIGSPLKDGKPHDDRASDYDDWSSETEKNRHGLNGDIIVWYPVLNCAMELSSMGIRVDKAALERQLTLKNEEYKKDLDFHRRLIDRELPLSIGGGIGQSRLCMFFLRKAHIGEVQAGIWPDEMLETCKQNQIFLL, via the coding sequence ATGGAAGAATTGACAAACGGAAGATTAATGATACCTACAAAATTTCGGCGTGAAATGGACATCCGAGAAACCGAAAAGGCTATCAAATTTATCAAGGATTATTTTGAAGAAAATTTCGCACGCGAGATGAACCTTCAGCGTGTTTCAGCACCATTAGCTGTTCTCAATAATACCGGTATTAACGACTATTTATCCGGGACAGAAAAACCTGCAAGTTTTCGAATTAAGGCAACAAATCAATCAGCCGAAATCGTGCAATCTTTGGCGAAGTGGAAACGGAAAGCTCTGGCTGATTACGGATTTATCAGCGGTGAAGGAATTTATACGGATATGAATGCTATTCGTCCCGATGAGGCTTTCCTTGATAACCTGCATTCGATTTATGTTGATCAATGGGATTGGGAACGGGTTATCGCCGAAAACGAGCGGAATCTGGATGTGTTAAAATATATTGTAAGCAAAATATATAGCGTTATTTATAAGACCGAACAAGCTGTCTGTCGGAAATACCATCAACTTCAGAGACGATTTCTTCCTGAAAAAATCACATTTATTCACAGCGAAGAATTGCTGGAAATGTATCCGGATTTATCTCCAAGAGAACGCGAGAATGCCATTTGTAAAGATAAAAAGGCGGTGTTTATCGTTGGGATCGGCTCACCTTTGAAAGATGGAAAACCGCACGACGACCGAGCTTCGGATTATGATGATTGGTCGTCGGAAACCGAGAAAAATCGTCATGGACTTAATGGCGATATTATTGTCTGGTATCCGGTGCTCAATTGTGCAATGGAACTAAGTTCGATGGGAATTCGCGTGGATAAAGCGGCTCTTGAAAGGCAATTAACTCTAAAAAATGAGGAATACAAGAAAGATTTGGATTTTCACCGACGGTTGATTGATCGGGAACTTCCATTATCAATCGGTGGAGGAATCGGTCAATCTCGGCTCTGTATGTTTTTTTTGCGAAAAGCTCACATTGGCGAAGTCCAAGCGGGAATTTGGCCGGATGAAATGTTGGAAACTTGTAAACAAAATCAGATATTTTTACTATGA
- a CDS encoding leucine--tRNA ligase — MGYPFKEIEKKWQKYWEDNKTFKAVDFSEKPKYYVLDMFPYPSGAGLHVGHPEGYIATDIIARYKRKKGFNVLHPMGWDAFGLPAENYALQTRTHPKITTQRNIDTFRRQIKSFGFSYDWDREINTTDPKYYKWTQWIFQQLYKKGLVYQAEIPVNWCPELKTVLANEEVIDGKSERGGFSVVRIPMRQWILKITAYADRLLSDLDLVDLPESIKEMQRNWIGRSEGAMVTFKIAGHDQALKVFTTRPDTLFGATYMVVAPEHPILDKLVPEPFKSVVENYCIVTSKKSDLERIELTKDKTGVFTGFYAINPLTNRQIPVWTSDYVLMTYGTGAIMAVPGHDQRDWEFAKKFGIDIIEVISGGDITQESYTGNGILVNSGFLNGMDVVSAKKKITDWLVDKGIGEFSVQYKLRDWTFSRQRYWGEPFPFKIFQDGSVELLKESELPLELPEMERYEPSGTGESPLANLKEWNDFIDPETGKRARYETNTMPQWAGSCWYYLRYIDPNNDSKAWDSKKEKYWMPIDLYIGGAEHAVLHLLYARFWHKVLYDLGFVSTPEPFLKLINQGMILGEDGEKMSKSRGNVINPDDVISKYGADTFRIYEMFMGPLTRTKPWNTSSIEGVYRFLSRIWNIILNDNNQLLDDIQDVTPNSDTLNILHKTIQKVTEDIENFHFNTAISQLMIFINEISALEIKPLSVMLDFIDLLSPFAPHISEEIFVRLSNSNNFSYKKWPTYDPNYIKEDVVTIAIQVNGKIRGQFDIKRDATDEECLNLSFQVMNVKRFTDGKEIIKKVVVKNKLVSIVVK; from the coding sequence ATGGGATATCCGTTTAAAGAAATCGAAAAAAAATGGCAAAAGTATTGGGAAGACAATAAAACTTTCAAAGCAGTAGATTTTTCTGAAAAACCAAAATATTATGTTCTCGATATGTTCCCATATCCAAGCGGCGCTGGTCTGCATGTTGGTCATCCTGAAGGATATATCGCGACCGATATTATAGCCAGATATAAGCGAAAGAAGGGATTTAATGTACTTCATCCGATGGGTTGGGACGCTTTCGGTCTGCCTGCAGAAAATTACGCGCTTCAAACCAGAACGCACCCAAAAATCACGACACAGCGGAATATCGATACATTTCGTAGGCAGATAAAATCGTTCGGTTTTTCCTATGATTGGGACCGTGAGATCAATACTACCGATCCAAAATACTATAAATGGACTCAATGGATTTTTCAGCAATTATATAAAAAAGGTTTAGTCTATCAGGCGGAAATTCCCGTCAATTGGTGTCCTGAACTGAAAACTGTTTTGGCAAATGAAGAAGTCATCGATGGAAAATCTGAACGCGGTGGCTTTTCCGTCGTTCGCATTCCGATGCGGCAATGGATTTTAAAAATCACTGCGTATGCGGATCGATTACTGAGTGATCTTGATTTAGTGGATTTACCGGAAAGTATCAAGGAAATGCAGAGGAATTGGATCGGAAGATCGGAAGGAGCGATGGTTACGTTTAAAATCGCCGGACATGATCAAGCCTTAAAAGTCTTCACGACACGCCCGGATACGCTTTTTGGCGCGACATATATGGTTGTAGCGCCGGAACATCCAATTTTAGATAAACTCGTTCCTGAACCTTTTAAAAGCGTAGTCGAAAATTATTGTATTGTGACTTCGAAAAAAAGTGATCTTGAACGTATTGAACTGACAAAAGATAAAACCGGCGTATTTACTGGATTTTATGCAATTAATCCTTTGACTAATAGGCAGATACCGGTTTGGACTTCTGATTATGTTTTGATGACTTACGGAACGGGAGCGATCATGGCAGTTCCAGGTCATGATCAACGCGACTGGGAATTTGCAAAGAAATTTGGGATTGATATCATTGAAGTGATTTCTGGTGGCGATATCACTCAAGAATCTTACACCGGAAATGGAATATTGGTTAATTCAGGTTTTCTAAATGGAATGGATGTTGTATCAGCTAAAAAGAAAATAACTGATTGGTTGGTCGATAAAGGAATTGGTGAGTTCAGTGTTCAGTATAAATTGAGGGATTGGACATTCTCACGGCAGAGATACTGGGGTGAACCATTTCCATTTAAAATATTTCAAGATGGGAGCGTAGAACTACTAAAAGAAAGTGAACTTCCGCTAGAATTGCCAGAAATGGAAAGATACGAACCAAGTGGTACTGGCGAGTCGCCACTTGCTAATTTAAAAGAGTGGAACGACTTTATCGATCCAGAGACTGGGAAAAGAGCACGATATGAGACGAATACAATGCCTCAATGGGCTGGTTCCTGCTGGTATTATCTTCGTTATATTGATCCGAATAATGATTCTAAAGCTTGGGATTCTAAAAAAGAAAAATATTGGATGCCTATCGATTTATATATCGGTGGCGCTGAACATGCAGTCTTGCACTTGTTATATGCAAGATTCTGGCATAAAGTACTTTACGACCTTGGATTTGTCTCAACACCTGAACCGTTTTTAAAACTAATCAATCAAGGAATGATCCTTGGGGAAGATGGCGAGAAAATGAGCAAGTCACGCGGAAATGTCATAAATCCAGATGATGTGATTAGCAAATATGGAGCCGATACCTTCAGAATTTATGAAATGTTCATGGGGCCTTTAACTCGAACAAAACCGTGGAATACTTCAAGCATTGAAGGTGTTTATCGTTTTTTAAGCAGAATATGGAATATTATTTTAAACGATAACAATCAATTACTCGATGACATCCAAGATGTTACTCCCAATTCTGATACTTTAAATATTCTTCATAAAACAATTCAAAAAGTAACTGAGGATATTGAAAATTTTCATTTTAATACCGCAATCTCGCAGTTAATGATTTTTATCAATGAAATATCAGCGCTAGAAATAAAGCCTTTATCAGTCATGTTAGATTTCATTGATTTGCTGAGTCCGTTTGCACCTCATATTTCTGAAGAAATATTTGTAAGACTATCGAATTCAAATAATTTTTCATATAAAAAATGGCCAACCTATGATCCAAATTATATCAAAGAAGACGTAGTAACCATAGCTATTCAGGTAAATGGTAAAATTCGGGGCCAATTTGATATTAAACGAGATGCAACCGATGAAGAATGTTTGAATTTGTCATTCCAAGTTATGAATGTTAAACGTTTTACTGATGGCAAAGAAATTATAAAAAAAGTAGTTGTAAAAAACAAACTCGTAAGTATCGTTGTAAAATAA
- the galE gene encoding UDP-glucose 4-epimerase GalE, producing MKILVTGGAGYIGSHTCLELLNNGYEIIVVDNLINSKSESLRRVQELTGKSLIFHQVDIIDESALETVFKRYSINAVIHFAGLKAVGESVQQPLRYYHNNVNGSLTLFKVMTHNHVKKIVFSSSATIYGDPVTVPITENFPVKTTNPYGSTKLFIENILQDLYKSDPEWDVILLRYFNPVGAHESGRIGEDPNGIPNNLMPIISQVAVGKLPLLNVYGNDYPTLDGTGVRDYIHVVDLARGHIKAIDKLKTKLTSVEIYNLGTGRGYSVFEMIQAFEKASGKSIKFKIVGRRSGDIAQCYADPSKAFRELGWKVEYDIDDMCRSAWEWQMKNPDGYPEMEPYL from the coding sequence ATGAAAATTTTAGTAACGGGTGGCGCTGGATATATCGGTAGTCATACTTGTCTCGAACTTCTAAATAATGGTTATGAAATCATCGTCGTTGATAACTTAATAAACAGCAAATCAGAATCTCTGCGAAGAGTTCAGGAATTGACCGGCAAGTCTCTGATATTTCATCAAGTTGACATTATAGATGAATCGGCACTTGAAACGGTTTTTAAACGATATTCTATCAATGCTGTTATTCACTTTGCTGGATTGAAGGCTGTTGGAGAATCCGTCCAACAACCACTTCGATATTATCACAACAATGTGAACGGTTCCTTAACACTCTTTAAAGTAATGACTCATAACCATGTTAAAAAAATTGTCTTCAGTTCCTCTGCAACAATTTATGGCGATCCAGTCACCGTTCCAATTACAGAGAACTTCCCTGTCAAAACGACAAATCCTTACGGTTCGACTAAGTTATTCATTGAAAATATCTTACAAGATTTATATAAATCTGATCCGGAATGGGATGTCATTCTTTTACGGTATTTTAATCCGGTTGGCGCACACGAATCCGGTAGAATTGGAGAAGACCCCAATGGTATCCCAAATAACCTGATGCCAATTATTTCTCAAGTCGCAGTTGGAAAACTTCCGCTGTTGAATGTCTATGGAAATGATTATCCAACTCTGGATGGAACTGGTGTCAGAGATTACATTCATGTGGTAGATTTAGCAAGAGGACACATTAAAGCCATAGATAAATTGAAAACAAAACTAACATCTGTTGAAATTTATAATCTTGGTACAGGACGTGGATATAGCGTATTTGAAATGATTCAAGCATTCGAAAAAGCGTCTGGAAAATCAATTAAATTCAAAATAGTCGGACGCCGGTCTGGAGACATCGCCCAATGTTATGCAGATCCATCCAAAGCATTTAGAGAACTTGGGTGGAAAGTGGAATATGATATTGACGATATGTGCCGATCTGCATGGGAATGGCAGATGAAGAATCCGGACGGTTATCCCGAAATGGAACCTTACTTATAA